A window of Polyodon spathula isolate WHYD16114869_AA chromosome 22, ASM1765450v1, whole genome shotgun sequence contains these coding sequences:
- the LOC121297468 gene encoding beta-crystallin A4-like: protein MTHHCTKFSGHWKIIVWDEECFQGRRHEFTSECYNVMEFGFETVRSFRVESGAWVGYEHSAYQGQQFVLERGEYPRWDAWSGSNAYHIERMTSFRPIACANHRESRMSIYERENFLGRKGELSDDYPSLQAMGWCNNEVGSFRVQSGAWVCYQYPGYRGFQYIVECDRHSGEYKHWREWGSHAQTFQVQSIRRIQQ from the exons atGACTCACCACTGTACCAAATTCTCTGGCCACTGGAAG ATCATCGTTTGGGATGAGGAATGTTTCCAGGGCCGCAGACATGAGTTCACCTCGGAGTGCTACAACGTGATGGAGTTCGGCTTCGAGACAGTGCGCTCCTTCCGAGTGGAGAGCGGGGC CTGGGTGGGCTATGAGCACTCAGCCTACCAGGGCCAGCAGTTTGTCCTGGAGAGGGGGGAGTACCCACGCTGGGACGCCTGGAGTGGCAGCAATGCCTACCACATCGAGAGGATGACTTCCTTCAGACCCATCGCCTGCGCG AATCACCGCGAGAGCAGGATGAGTATCTACGAGCGTGAGAACTTCCTGGGCAGGAAGGGGGAGCTGAGTGATGACTACCCCTCCCTGCAGGCCATGGGCTGGTGCAACAACGAGGTGGGATCCTTCCGCGTGCAGAGCGGAGC CTGGGTGTGCTACCAGTACCCTGGTTACCGTGGATTCCAGTACATCGTGGAGTGCGACCGCCACTCAGGAGAGTACAAGCACTGGCGAGAGTGGGGATCCCACGCACAGACTTTCCAGGTGCAGTCCATTCGCCGCATCCAGCAGTGA
- the LOC121297064 gene encoding phospholipase A2-like, giving the protein MQESTLLLRSLLMQCFPEQATPVSVVSADLRALWQFKNLIKCTISGSDPLHDYNNYGCCWGCCKIHDDCYSAAMNNPDCFPIFDNPYTEIYSYTCEGTTVTCTNNDLCSSRSAYNPEYKALDISKYCK; this is encoded by the exons ATGCAAGAAAGCACCCTTCTGCTTCGTTCACTCCTTATGCAGTGTTTTCCCGAGCAGGCCACACCAG TAAGCGTGGTCTCAGCTGACCTCAGAGCCCTGTGGCAGTTCAAAAACTTGATCAAGTGCACCATCTCCGGGAGTGACCCTCTGCACGACTACAACAACTACGGCTGCTGCTGGGG GTGCTGTAAGATCCATGATGATTGCTACTCTGCCGCAATGAACAACCCAGACTGTTTCCCCATCTTTGACAACCCCTACACGGAGATCTACTCGTACACCTGCGAAGGAACCACAGTGACATGCA CCAACAATGACCTGTGCTCTTCCAGGTCTGCATACAACCCTGAATACAAGGCCCTGGACATCTCGAAATACTGCAAATGA
- the LOC121296949 gene encoding phospholipase A2-like → MCVSVCVLRQTESLLPFSLLLSTVSVAQAALMPRALWQFGNVIKCAVSTSNPLKYNDYGCWCGFGGSGTPVDQVDRCCKAHDLCYRESRSIAACRPLVDSPYIKVYDYTCTNKQVTCDSSNTACQKFICDCDRVAAHCFSQAPYNEQFKGFDKKKNCNS, encoded by the exons atgtgcgtgtctgtgtgcgtgctCAGACAGACAGAAAGCCTGCTTCCTTTCTCACTCTTGCTCTCCACAGTGTCTGTGGCTCAGGCTGCCTTGATGCCCAGAGCCCTCTGGCAGTTCGGGAACGTGATCAAGTGCGCCGTGTCCACCAGCAACCCTTTAAAGTACAACGACTATGGCTGCTGGTGTGGCTTCGGGGGCTCGGGGACGCCAGTCGATCAGGTGGACCG ctgtTGTAAGGCTCATGATTTGTGTTACCGAGAGAGCCGCAGTATCGCAGCGTGCCGCCCCTTGGTCGACAGCCCCTACATCAAGGTGTACGACTACACCTGCACCAACAAACAGGTGACCTGCGACA GTTCTAACACTGCCTGTCAGAAGTTTATCTGTGACTGTGACCGTGTGGCAGCTCACTGTTTCTCCCAGGCTCCCTACAACGAGCAGTTCAAGGGCTTTGACAAAAAGAAGAACTGCAACTCCTGA
- the LOC121296948 gene encoding phospholipase A2-like, giving the protein MIICVMPSSWPLLDYNNYGCYCGLGGSGTPVDELDRCCQVHDNCYSEALKHKDCWPIFDNPYTEIYSYTCRDATVTCSPKNNPCEAFICECDRQAAMCFSRAEYNEQNHGIPSRLCKD; this is encoded by the exons ATGATCATCTGCGTAATGCCCTCCAGCTGGCCCCTCCTTGACTACAACAACTACGGCTGCTACTGCGGGCTGGGGGGCTCCGGGACCCCTGTGGATGAGCTGGACAG GTGCTGCCAGGTCCACGACAACTGTTACAGCGAGGCTCTGAAGCACAAGGACTGCTGGCCGATATTCGACAACCCGTACACCGAGATCTACTCCTACACCTGCAGAGACGCCACTGTCACCTGCAGCC ccaAGAACAACCCCTGTGAAGCCTTCATCTGTGAGTGCGACAGGCAGGCGGCCATGTGCTTCTCCAGAGCCGAGTACAATGAGCAGAACCATGGGATTCCCAGCAGGCTGTGCAAGGACTGA